The genomic stretch CAACCCGCCCCCCAGGAAGATCAGCCGCGCGATCCTGGAAAGCCGCTCCAGGCTGAACTCGATCCCGATGGTGAACAGCAGCAGCATCACCCCGACCTCCGACGCCGCCGCGATCAGCTGCGGGTCCCGGATCAGGCCCAGCGCGCCCGGCCCCACCAGCACCCCGGCCAGGAGGAACCCGATGATCGGCAGCAGCCGCAGCCGGAACGACCCGTAGGCGGCCAGCGCCGACACGATCAGCAGCAGCGTCAGCTGCACCAGGAACGCCGGCGGTCCCGCGTGCGCCGCCTCCGCGGCGGTTCCCTCCGCGCCTGCCACGCCTGTCAGCGCCAGCGCCCCCCACATCCATCCTCGAACCGTCATGCCCCAGCATGACAGCCCGGGAGCGGAACCCAGGGGACTTCAAGGGCACTTCAAGGGTACTTCCCTCAGCGGTTTCCAGTTCCATTGAGGAGCCAAGAGCACGCCCCGGGGCTCCACTGCCAACCGCTGTCCCGTTCAGGTGCTCGCTCTGCTCGATTCAGAGGTAGTGGGGAACCCCTTCAATACCTCTGAATTCTGCTGCTGGGCCCCAGCGGCGCCCTGGCGTCACGGTCGGCCGGGAAGCACTCCAGCCGGAGGTCAGTCCGGCAGGTGGAACGCCACGCGGACATCCAGTCCGCCGCCCGGCGTGTCGTGCAGCGTGATCTCCGCGCGGTTCACCTGCGCCAGCCGCCGCGCCAGCGGGAGCCCCAGCCCCCGCCCCGGCACGTGCGTCGCCAGGCGCGTGCCCAGCTGGAACGCCTGCTCGTGCAGGCTCGGGTGCAGGCCCGGCCCGTGGTCCGTCACGCGGATCACCGGCCCCCACAGTGCCGTCGGCGGGTCCAGCGTCACCGTGATCGGCCCGTCGCTGTACTTGATGGCGTTCTCGACGAGGTTCTCCACAATCTGCTGCACCTGGCTGGCGTCCACCACCCACAGCAGCGGCCCAGAGGGGCGGCGCACCCGCACGCGCATGTTCTCGTGCCGCGCGACCAGCGCCGTCAGGTCCGTCAGGACCGGCAGGGCCGTCATCTGCACGTACATGGCGTCCAGGCGTTCCAGTTCGCTGCGCCGCGCCATCTGGTCGGCGGCGCCCTCGATGCTGCGCAGCAGCTTCTCCCGCGCGCGGACGTTGTCGGTGTGCCGCAGCGCCTCGGTGGCCAGCAGCAGCGCCTGCATGGGTCGGCGCAGCTCGTGCGCGGCCATGCCCAGCGCCTCGCGCTGCTGGGACTCGCTGCGCTCCCGGGTGTGCCGCTCGTACCCCGCGCGGTTCAGCGCCGTGAGGATCAGGGTGCTGCCCAGCAGCCCGCTCAGGAGCCCCGCGAGCAGCATGGTGCTCTCCAGCGCCTGCAGGTTCCGCTTCAGGGTGAGTCGCGCCTGAGCCTGCCGCGCGCGGCTGCGTTCATCGAGCGCCAGCACGATCCGCAGCGCCCGCTGCGTGTCCGCCGGGGTGCGCCGCTCGATCAGCGGCGTGACGTCCTGTAGGCGCCCGCCCACCTGCTGCTTGCCTGTCTCTTGTTCACCCGCATCAGGGTCCGGGTAGCGCTGACTGGAGCCCAGCAGATCCAGCACCTCGCGCCGCCTGGCGTCCAGCGTCACCGCCGGGGTGTCTCCGCCGACCTCCAGCGCCGCGTACCGCACCAGGGTGGTCAGCAGCTTCTGGTACGGCGGGTCCCACAACGTCGCGTCGTCCTGCGCCAGGTCACGCCGGGCTGGCAGGAACGCCGCGACGATCAGCAGGACCGACAGCAGCATCGGCAGCAGCGCCATGAGCAGATTCGCCCGGCTCTGCTGCGTCAGGTCCCACAGCGGCGCGCGGTCCGGCGTCACGTGCCCTGCGGTCCGTCACCCGGCACAGTGGCCCCCCGGCCGGACCGTGCCGGGCGACGCGGGCGGCGCGCAGAAGGCGCACAGAGAGAGCGGAAGGCGGAAGCGGGGACGCCAGGGAAGACGCGAAGAAAGAGGCGTCCGCCGACCCGGCCACCCGGACGGGCGGCGCCCGGCAGCGTGCGGACGTGGGGGGGGAACACGCCGCGCATGCTAGCGATTTCCCGCCGGGCCACTCAAGGGTCCCCCGGCCGAACCCGGGCGGAGCGCGGTATGCTGCCGGGCGGACATGACTGAACGACCGCTGGTTTCGCTGGGGGACCTGACCTGGGACGTGCTGGCGAAGCCGGACACGCTGCTGCTGCCCGGAGGGGACAGCACGGGAAGGATTGAACTGTCGGGCGGCGGAAGCGCCGCCAATCTCGCGGTGTGGGCCCGCCGCGCCGGGGCCGCGCGCGCCGTGCATTTCATCGGGAAGATCGGTCAGGACCGCTTCGGCGAACTGGCTGTCGCGGAACTCCAGGCCGAGGGCGTCAGCGCCGACGTCATCGAGAGCGCCGAGCACCCCACCGGCGTGATCCTGGGCCTGATCGACCGGCGCGGGCAGCGCGCCATGCTGACCGGGCAGGGCGCCGACTGGGAACTTCTCCCGCACGAACTGCCCACCGAGACCCTGCGCCGCTGCGGGCACCTGCACCTGACCGCCTGGAGTCTGTTCCGCGACCCGCCCCGCTCGGCCGCGCTGCACGCCGCGCAGCTGGCCCGCGCGGGCGGCGCCACCCTGAGCCTCGACCCGGGCAGTTTCCAGATGATCCAGAGCATGGGCCGCGAGGTGTTCCTGCGCATCCTGGACCGCCTGCCGGTCGACGTGCTGTTCCCCAACGACGACGAGGCCCGCGCCATGAGCGGCCGCGGCGACCGAGGTGACGCCATGGACTGGTTCCGCACGCGCTTCCCGGACGCGCTGATCGTCATGAAACTCGACGAGGACGGCGTGCTGATCGAGGGCCCCGCCCAGGCCCGCGTGCAGGTGCCCGCCACGAACGAGCGCGCCGTGGACGCCACGGGTGCCGGAGACGCCTTCGGCGGCGCGTTCCTGACCGGCTGGCTGACCCACGGGGACGCCGTGCGGGCCGCGCAGCTGGCCGTGCAGGTCGGCGGCTGGGTCGTGTCGCGCTTCGGGGCGCGCCCCCCCACCGACGAGGACCTCCTGAACCGCATCGCCACGCACGCCGCGGGGGCCGCGTGAGGCGTGGTGCCGGCTGCCTGCGCGTCCTGGCCGTCTTCACGCTGCTGCTGTTCGGCGCGCTCGGCGGGGCCCTGTGGTACGTACGCGGCCTCCTGGGGCCAGCGGGCGGCCCCGCGTACACCCTGGAAGTCAAACCCGGCGACACCCTGGCGGGCGTGGCGGGCACGCTGCAGGCGCAGCGGATCGTGAAGAACGGCGACGTGCTGCGCTTCCTGATGCGCCGCAGCGGCACCGCCGGCAGCCTGAAAGAGGGCCTGTACGACCTCAGCGGCACCATGACCGCCGAGCAGGTCGCCGAGAAGCTCGCCGGGCCCGCCCGCATTCCCACCGTCAGCGTCACCATCCCCGAGGGGCGGCGCGTGCGCGACCTGAGCGCCATCTTCCAGAAGGCCGGGTTCGACGGCGCGGCCATCCTGAAGGTCCTGAACGATGCCAGCCTCAGCCCCCACGCGGGCGGCAGGCAGCCGAACCTCGAGGGGTTCCTGTTCCCCGCCACGTACGACCTGCGCCCCCAGGCCACCCCGCGGCAGATCGTGCAGACCCTGCTGGACCGCATGAACCAGGAATTCACGCCCGAACGCGTCGCCAGCGCCAAAAAGCTGGGCCTGAGCGTCCGCGACTGGGTGATCCTGGCCAGCATGGTTCAGGCCGAGGCCGCCAACGACGCCGAGATGCCCATCATCGCCGGGGTGTTCCTGAACCGCCTGCGCGACGGCATGACCCTGGGCAGCGACCCCACCGTCGCCTACGGCCTGGGCAAGGACCTCCCGGAACTCGACCGCAGCGCCGGGGACTTCACGAAGGACACCCCCTACTCCACGTACACCCGCGCCGGCCTGCCCGCCGGACCCATCAACAACCCCGGACAGGCCGCGCTCCTCGCCGTCCTCAGCCCGAAGCGGACCCTCCCAGACGGCCGGGACGCCGTGTACTTCCTGCACGGGCTGAACGGCAACATCTACGTGAACCACACCTACGCCGAACACAACCGCGACATCGCCCGGTACCGCTGACCACCGCGCGCACAGCAGTCAGAGGCCGTGAGAGAAGTCCTCACGGCCTCTGACTGCTGCGGAGTGAGGATCTGACATGACAGTGGCTGGCCGTGGAGTGCACGGGCCTGCTGCTGGCCCCTCAGTGCAGCTGAAAACCGCTGTGACTTGCGTGGACCGCAGGCAGGCCACACCTGTCTGACCTGCAGCTGACGACGTGACAAACTTCGTCACGAAACCCGCCTGCGCCCGGTACAGTACGGACATGATCCTGACAACGCTGCTGCTGGTCGCTGGCCTGGCGGCCGCGGCCCTCCTGCTGCGCCGCGTGCTGGGCGGCGGTGAACGCTACGAGCGGATTCCGCGCGGTCCTGGCCGCCGCGACAGTGCGCAGGACGTGTACTGGGAAGCGCGGGTCCTGGCCGCCCTGAACGGCAACCGCGCCGCGCTGGAACGCCAGGTGGTCGGCAAGCAGCGCCACAAACCCGGCCTGAAACGCTGGGAGCTGCTGCGCCTCGTGTACCTGGACCTCACGCGGCGTGGCGCCGCCCGTCCCACGGAACGCCCGGCGGCCGGACGCCGCCCTTCCGGGCGCCGCACTGGCGCGCGTGGGGGAACGTTCCGCACGCACTTCTAGAACAGTTCTCCGCACGGAGGCCTCAGGCGCCGGTCTTCCTGAGGTCTCCTTCTTCTGTCCTGCCCGGCAGGCCCCACTCGCTTTCCTGCGGAGCTTGACAGTGGAGTCCTGCGGCCTTCCGCTCCTCGTCCAGGTGTCCGGTGCGCGCCCCGGCACGTGATGAAGTTCACGCTGGCCGACACGTGATTGACGGACGCGTCGCAGCCTGCGGGGCATGAAGCGCGTCCTGATGACCTTCCTGCTCGGCACCGTCACCCTGGCCCCCGCTGCCTCGTTCAGCCTGGGCGGGCAGCTGCGTAACCCCGCCCAGGCCCGGCCGCTCGGCAGCGGGCCGCTGACCGTGCTGCTCACCAACCTGGGGGGCGGCTGGCTGCTCGGCATGGGCCCCCTGAAGGGCGAGCGGTTCAACGTCGTCGTGCCGTCCGGATTCAGACCCCCGGTGCAGCCGCTGGACGTGTGTGACGGCGTGACCGTGCAGCCCGCCGGGGCCCGCACGTACACCGCTGAGACGCTGCTGCTGTTCGGCGCCGCGTCGAACGCCGTGGCGACCCTGGTGCAGGCGGATCACCCGACCGTCGCCACGCAGCGCGGGCAGTGGGTGTACAGCGACCGCACGGTCACCCTGCGGGGGCGCTGCGCGGGCCTGAACACGTACTACAACCTGACGCTGCGGCCCGGCTGGACCGGCGTGACCACCGAGAGCCGCGACGGCCGCTTCGAGATCCGCAACGCCACCGTGAACCTGCCGTACTGGGTGCAGCCGGTCCTGACCCGCGACGCCCGCGCGACCTTCCCTGCGTTGTTCAGCGGTCAGCGCAGCGCGTTCAGGAACCGCTGACCCCCGGCCCGCCGGTCGGCGCGGCGTCCCGCCCGCGCGGCACGTCCCGCGCGCCCCGCCGCCCGAACGCGTGCGCCAGGTCCCGCTCGCTGAGGCGCAGCACCGTGGGCCGCCCGTGCGGGCACGCCCACGGGTGCTCGCAGCCTGCCAGGGCGTCCAGCACCGCCTGACCCCGCCCCAGGTCCAGCATCCCGGCTTTCAGGGCAGGCGCGCAGGCCAGCTGAGCCAGCACCGCCCGGCGCGGGTCCGGACCGTCCCCCAGCGCACTCTCGACGATCTGCTC from Deinococcus soli (ex Cha et al. 2016) encodes the following:
- a CDS encoding sensor histidine kinase yields the protein MTPDRAPLWDLTQQSRANLLMALLPMLLSVLLIVAAFLPARRDLAQDDATLWDPPYQKLLTTLVRYAALEVGGDTPAVTLDARRREVLDLLGSSQRYPDPDAGEQETGKQQVGGRLQDVTPLIERRTPADTQRALRIVLALDERSRARQAQARLTLKRNLQALESTMLLAGLLSGLLGSTLILTALNRAGYERHTRERSESQQREALGMAAHELRRPMQALLLATEALRHTDNVRAREKLLRSIEGAADQMARRSELERLDAMYVQMTALPVLTDLTALVARHENMRVRVRRPSGPLLWVVDASQVQQIVENLVENAIKYSDGPITVTLDPPTALWGPVIRVTDHGPGLHPSLHEQAFQLGTRLATHVPGRGLGLPLARRLAQVNRAEITLHDTPGGGLDVRVAFHLPD
- a CDS encoding carbohydrate kinase family protein, with the translated sequence MTERPLVSLGDLTWDVLAKPDTLLLPGGDSTGRIELSGGGSAANLAVWARRAGAARAVHFIGKIGQDRFGELAVAELQAEGVSADVIESAEHPTGVILGLIDRRGQRAMLTGQGADWELLPHELPTETLRRCGHLHLTAWSLFRDPPRSAALHAAQLARAGGATLSLDPGSFQMIQSMGREVFLRILDRLPVDVLFPNDDEARAMSGRGDRGDAMDWFRTRFPDALIVMKLDEDGVLIEGPAQARVQVPATNERAVDATGAGDAFGGAFLTGWLTHGDAVRAAQLAVQVGGWVVSRFGARPPTDEDLLNRIATHAAGAA
- the mltG gene encoding endolytic transglycosylase MltG gives rise to the protein MRRGAGCLRVLAVFTLLLFGALGGALWYVRGLLGPAGGPAYTLEVKPGDTLAGVAGTLQAQRIVKNGDVLRFLMRRSGTAGSLKEGLYDLSGTMTAEQVAEKLAGPARIPTVSVTIPEGRRVRDLSAIFQKAGFDGAAILKVLNDASLSPHAGGRQPNLEGFLFPATYDLRPQATPRQIVQTLLDRMNQEFTPERVASAKKLGLSVRDWVILASMVQAEAANDAEMPIIAGVFLNRLRDGMTLGSDPTVAYGLGKDLPELDRSAGDFTKDTPYSTYTRAGLPAGPINNPGQAALLAVLSPKRTLPDGRDAVYFLHGLNGNIYVNHTYAEHNRDIARYR